The Chrysemys picta bellii isolate R12L10 unplaced genomic scaffold, ASM1138683v2 scaf781, whole genome shotgun sequence DNA window CTGACAGAAGGAGGGAAGTGTGGCCATCAGCCACCACaataattactgcggtggctgtaagttgacctaacataggttggcttagggctgtagtgtagacatgccttgagTCTCTTGGTTTACAATTGTCCAAAGTCATGCCTAGCCTGTGGGTATCTAAATTGGCCTAGCATAATTCTGAAAAGAGATGGCATCTGCCTATTCCTGTAGACAGTAGAGCTTGCTGGGAATTTTTTGGCATAACAtttatttgttgaaaaattcagatttgtcaaaactgaaaattACTGTTGGAACATGCCAGTTTCATTGAAATGTTCACCAGGAAAGGtgtctcaggtccaggatggattagagcgagcgagagagagaccTCCCACTGCATCTGGCCCCATAACAACCAGTAGCTTTGTGGTTAGGGTTGGGATGTGGCAGACCCAGGATCAACCTTGAGGTCAGGTAAACTTGAGTTTGGGTTTATACAGCTGGTTTATATCATTGGCTACTGGTGTAAAGCTGACCCATCACGTTGGACAACTGATCAAGCCTTTGAAAAAGAAACTTGCTGAGACCTTTTTCTTGAATTagattagttttgtttttttggctgcAGAAGGTAGGCCACTGGAATAACTTCCATTTGTTACCACTATAGGGAGTGTGGCCAGTATTTCACTGACTGATTTAAAATAGGAATATAAATCCACTATAACTAGCTGTGTGTGTTTGAAGTTTCTATGCAAATGTTATTTCAACAGGGATTTTcttccttattaaaaaaaaaaataatttttagaaaAATGTCTGAAGATGCTGTAGTAAACTGTAGTATTTTGGCCCATTATTATAAAATACTGTTGTACTTTTAAGTaaggattttgttttcattttggcaAGTTAGGGTAAAATTACCCTTTTTTCATATCCCTTAATAGGGAGAGGGAGTGACTCTGAGTCTGACTTGCCACACCGAAAGATGCCAGATGTGAAAAAAGATGATATGTCTGCAAGGCGGGCGTCGTATGGCGAACCTAAATCAGTTGTGCCTTTTAACCAGTATCTCCCGAATAAGAGTAACCAGACTGCCTATATACCAGCTCCTCTTCGGAAAAAGAAAGCTGAACAAGAAGAGTACCGGAAGAGCTGGAGTACTGCTACTTCACCACTCGGAGGAGAGAAGCCTTTCAGGTAAGGCTTTGCTCAAGACCATTTGTCCCTCCAATTATGTTATTTTTTAACCTTTAACAAATCATGACCTTTAAAAGTACACAGTGCTTTGTAAAATGGGCAAAATAGATCTTACTTAGAGCTAActgacagatttttaccctaTTGTTTCAAACAACAGAAGAGCAATAATCCCATGAGTGGAAAGTCAGGTAATACAAGACTTAGGTAATTATCCTGATGTCAATGTTGTTCACTGTGCAGTGCAATGTTGGCTGTGAATTATTCAGTGTTGCAGTACACATTAACTGTTTAAAACTGAAGTGTGTGACAAAATATTGGTTTATTTAAATGCcacatttaaatattaaaataattgtcAAAAGTACAATTTGTTGCTCTAATATGGTCCTTGATGACGAGAGTCAGTTTTCAAGAGATTCTTAATTTTCAGTGAATAAAAGTCTTTATGTGATATATATTAGTCAAAATAGTTACCATCTTTCTGTTCttgaattttgaaaataaatctaTTGTGCATCAGTTACATAAATTTAGTGTAGTACATGAATGTGCTCGAAGATTTCCCATATTTTACATcaggtgttttgttttaatttggctTCAGAATAGCCTGCACTACGTAGTACGATTAGTCTTCTGTGTCATTCATCAAAATATTGTTTGAAATGTTAGTATCAAGCAAAATGTATAAAGAAAGCAGTGTACTGTACAGTAAACTACCTTGTATAACTCAATAGCAAAAACCATCCTGAAACCATAGAAGAAGAACAAAATGAGGCACCAAGACAACATGAAGAGGAGCAGGTGGGATGCATGGCTTCCAGGACAAACCCCTGTAAAAGTCAAGTAGATTTGAATCAAAACAAAGGAAAGACAATAGGTCAGTTTCCTTCAGGTAGTGCCAAAGAAACTGCAGTGCACAAGTGCAAAGAGAGAGATGCAGAGGAAATCAGAAAGTTACGAAGGCTTGAACAAGCTGGTATTAAGGTCATGCCAGCAGCACAACGCTATGGCAGGTTAGCTCAAAAGTGTGTGATATTGTGCACGCTTCACATTAAAAATTTTGCGAGTGTGTGCGTTTTTCTCATTCTGCCATTACTTCACTTTTTAtaaccccaaaaaaaaaaaatctactaagCACTTGCATTTTCTGCTGTTTCACTTGCAACTAATTAGATTTTAGAAAGGGTTTAGGTATGAAAAAGCTTGTGACATGGTAATCATGCATTGCAAAGCTATATGGTGTTAAATGTGTTTGCTGCAATTAGTAATAGTGCTACACCCTAACTTGGATGGAAACGAAGTTCAAGAAACAAACTACCAAGAACATTTTCAAGCTTGTAAATCTTCCATTTTATACCATCTTAGGTTCACACAAAAAAACGGTTTTACTACATGATGCCTTGTTCGGGCAAGGGTTTTAGAAATTCTTTAATACTCTTCTTAGTGATGGAACACTTCAGTAACAAGTGGCTGAATCACACCTATATTTGTAAGTGTTTAGTATTTTTAACAATTATACTAAAGGacgtattttattttaaagacaggAACTATAAAAATTCATTGCTTGTTAACACCTGCACCAAGTAAAGCATGTCAATATAGTTCAGCAGTCATTCTTTGACTATAGCTATGCACAGAATGACCATATTTACTCATCGTTTCACCggcattgtttgttttttggttttactTAAGTTGGTTATTTCCCTTTCTTTATTTCAAAAGTCTGATAATGGATGGATTTAATTTCATCAGACTTTCAGTCACAATGGTGTGGTGGTCCCATGAAAACTAGCTGTTTCTCATGAGGTTATGTCACTAAGCAAAACTTTTAACTGGTATGACCAGGGTAGTCCTTTCAAAGATTGTGAAATGGTTTGGTTAAATGGTAAGTGTCCAACCTTCTGCCTGCCCAACCTCTTAATTTCTGGAACATCAAGGAAAGCTATTCAGAATTGTATTTTCAAACAAAAACTTCACTAAACTTGAATTAAAGTTGTAAATTATAGGTAGGGATGCTGGCAATATATGGACAGCACCTAGCTCAATGGGGCCATGACTTCAGATGGGACTTCTAAATGttgttgtaatacaaataatagctaATATGAAACCGTCTATAGGCTTAATGAGGCTTGCAGGCTGGGGAGAGCTGTCAAATGCAGTTAAATAGTCAAATCAAAgtaagtatgtgtgtgtattttctgTTTCAGACTGGTTTTATTGTTCTAAAGGTATGCTGTCTTATTACAAGCAATAACATACGTTTTGTATATTTGTATATCAGTAATACAAATCATAACCAATGCATGTATTAGCCAAGGCACTGAAGAGCTATACAAGGTAACAGACAAACTAAGTGCTACCCTAGGACATGAGCCAAAATACTAATAAAAAGAATTTGCAATCAGTCATAAATCACAGCCTCATCCTGCCTCAGTTAATTGCAGGCCGCCGGTCAGTAGTTCATAAACCAGAAGGATAATAGTGCAAGCATAGTTTGAGTCCAAGACAATAGTATTGTGTTTGGCAATCCAAGGTGTAACAAACAATATTTATAGCCCATGTATTATTTTTGGAGGATACTTACAACCTTTGGCTGtcagccccctgctccaatcTTGCTTTGATTTACTGATTTTAATCTCTAAGACAGATGCACATGTAGACAAGCATATGGTTCAGCAGGGATTCTGATCTCCTCCTTTTACAAAGTGCCTTTGTGCAGGAGGAAAGAGGAACACTAATAATTAGTGATTCTTGTTCCCTGCTCCCACCAGAAGAAGCTCTCTAATTTGTCAACCAGGTGCAATTTGTACAGATGGcagcaggggtgttgtgaggaacCAATGACTCTCTACACCAGCTAAACAGCTGAGGTGCAAAGAACCAAGCTTGCAGGAGAAGCTCAGTCTTGCAGCAGTTTCCCTCCTAATACTGGGAGAAGATCTCTGAGGCAGGAGAAAGGGAAATGAAGGTGCAGAGCTGTAGGGAGAAATTTGTTACAGCATGTGTGAGTGGGAAAGGGagaatggggaaggaggagagatggGGCGGACTTCAGGGTAAAGCGAGGGAGAGGGGTAGACTTTGTCATCTTTCTTGCCCGTTGACTGTTGCCCCATCTTTGAATCACTCTGTTGACTCCCCTTTCTCCATTGGCTCTCATTCCTCCTCTACATCAAGTTCAAGCTTCCAGTCCTATCATTCAAGGACCTACATAACTCTGCTCCTCTGTACTTTCCTATTTTGGTTTCTCTTTGCTTTCCCCTCCATCCCTTCTGCTctgcccatgatgccagcctagATGTTTCTCCCACAATTCTGTTTTCTTCCACACTATTTCTTATCCATGAAAACTCTTCCTGAGCTAGTATGCAAGGCACCAGCCTTTCCATATTCCAGTCCTCTGATGACCCAAATCTACTGTGATGCCTACAAGATATTAGCTCATTAATAATGGCAAACCTGAAGGGCACTGGGGATACACTCTGGCCCCATTCTAGCTAGCACTTAAGTGTTTAAATGTGTTGCTCATTCACAGCCtattagtatttatttgtattaccacagcacctaggagccctaatcatggaccaggaccccattgtgcttgaCAGTCCCTGCACCAAGGAGCTTATGATCCTGTATATAATAATAAATTGCGTTATCAAAAGGTGACCAAACACCTTGACCATTTCACTTACACCTTGTACCCTTTTGTGTATTGgtcagtctgtctgtctttttatattgtaaactctttagggcagttTACAATATAAAGTCTTTCTAAAGTCAGTCTGGATTGAGGGGGAGATCTGGAGGTGAGCTTGCATTCCAGTAGCAATTGGGTGGTAGGTTTTCTTTGCCCCAGCCTCCCTTCTGGGGTGCAATCAAACTTTTTGTCTGGGAATCCCCAGTTTTTACTAAATGGTATgtacattaaaaatcattttctgAAGATACTGCTTCTGGATCCCCCAACAAGGGCTTACTTCTTTATCTGAAAATAATTCAGGGAGACTGATGGAGGGAAGAAAATGAGGTGGGGTAAGTTGGAGGGACCCTCAGCGAGACCCCCTCGACTGGAATGTGTCCAAAGATTTAGAATACCACTGCTGGAGGTGGTGGTAACAAATGTTACAGGGACTCCTGCATTTCACAAGGCACGGTATAGGTTTATTTTATCATGCACTTGTTAGTATAACTCCACTTCACCCATTGCTGCTTCTGTAGTATCTTCATGAAGATAACAGCATTTAAATACAAAGAACTTTCCCCTACTCATGCATCCCAAAAATAATTTGTGATATTGTAATGTGGTATAAATTATATTGTTGCTTCTTTGGGAAAACCTATATAACTCACATGGCTCTGTCACCCATGAGTAATGTAATCATGCCGAACTTGTGGCAGTGAAACCATGTTTATATTACTTTCACATCCTTTCATACTGTGCATTCATTAAATACTTGGATTGCTAAATGCTCAAATTTGACTAAGAACATCTCCGTCCCATGAGGTATAAAGTATGCTGTTGGCTAGGTGGTGGTATTTTTTTCATTCCCTTCACTGGTCTGAAATTGGTGGAAACAATCTGACACTTGAGTAGCTTTCAGAATGTTACCAATCAAAATTTACTCTCCTGAAGAATTTCTGTTTTTCCTTAGAGTGGAAggtccagtgattagggtgcTAACAAGTAAGCTAGGATTTTAGGAGACCTCTGTGTtcagtccctgctccaccagactttgtgtgaccttgggcaaatcattcagTATTTTTGtccctcagttccctatctgcaAAATACTTTACCTCACACTGGTactgaggataaatgcattagagatcgtgaggtgctcagataccacagcaaTGAAGCTATATAAGTGCCATGGATCTCTAGAtagattccaccacctttgtGTTTGCTCATTGTTAATccataaaacacaaaataaaaagagcTAAATGTGGCATTTCCTGTTGCATGTCCATGCAGGAAATGCCTAATGGTGCACAAAATGCTCTTTGAATGAACTTGAACTGTTACTTCACAAAGGCAAGAAATGCTCTCACCCCAATGGTGCATAAACCATTGCATGACTTTTAGTTGATACTACATTCCTTGCATAACTACATTAGCTTCCTTAAATAAACATACTAAACAGTCCTGATCTACTGACCTACTAAACTATACATAATCACAGGAAGGTGTAGAGCATCTACTTTTTAAACAAGTATGTGAATCATCTATGATGCATAAAACTATAATTGATTCCTCCAAACTTTTCTTGGAATTATAAAACTGGATTTGGATGATCACTGCCCACTGAGTGGCCTTGGATTTGAAGGACTGGAATATTGGATAATATTACCAATATAACAAGAAGCACAGTAACTCTGTGCCAACAAATAGACGCAAAACTGAAAGTGACTTGGACACCTACTAGCATCTCAGGGAAAAGAAAGGCAGTTTTAAACTGCTTCCCTTCATTCATGGACCTATGCCTGGCTGACTTTTCAGCACCATTCTGTGCCTGATGGAAACCTTCTATTTcatctttgttttaaaatctaaattgGGACTGTTAAAGTTTTGCTGAAAGGGCAGCTGGGACTATAGATAGTTGGAGATAAAGATGGGTTTGCAATGCTTAGaaaacttgcatttaaaaaaattacaataaaCAATTTTAACTGTTGATTGTAAAATGGAGGGGAAACGTGGACTCTTGAGCTGTTGCCATTATTTTAAGTGTCTTCACTTTACCATATTTTCTGACTTAGAAGGTGTGCAATATGAAAAATAAGAGGCATGATGTCTGAACCTAGTAATATTACTATATTGACCTATCTTGTAACACTCAAGTCTTCATGTCTAGTTTTCTAGTTATTTCTAGAAAACTAGAAAAATaagcttttgatttttttcccagtgGGGATAGAAGTATGTAAATTATTCTTCATTATCTTCTCTTGTAAAAAGTAACTCAAATTGGATGGGCATATTGCATGATTTAGAAATAATCTTTTTCTGGTGTCCAGAAATCAAGAGCCATATTGCCATATTATTAGTACATCAGTATCGGTCTTAGGTGACTGAAGGCACTGTCTCCAGAATGCAGGTATTAATGGACCACTAAAACACAGCATTATGTCTCAATGCTGTAACAGACCTGTTTAGAAGGGTTAGATATTTATTGGTAAGTATCtgtttcactgtacacacaaaaactgatgaaaatatttccatagatGATGATCGAAatttacagagaggcaaagtaagaaaattgCTTGAGAACttgttagagtttgatttaaggactGATTTAaggattttgtatattttgacatgtgaggtTAGCAgttcatgttttaatggttataaaatgttaactttttgaatctgtgcctattgtaattaagaagttattaatatatggagatatacctatctcatagaactggaagggaccctgaagggtcatcgagtccagtcccatacctttactagcaggaccaagtactgattttgccccagatccttaagtggctccttcaaggattgaactcacaaccctgggtttagcaggccagtgctcaaaccactgagctattgtcTGACACCCTCCATTATCTGacacccccataatttcccacaactgtgaagatttaaattgaaaaaatgcttaaaaataaacattgatactaTCCATCAAAATTCTAAAAATCTAAGTCTGCCAAGTCTAGAGAGAGGGGGGCTCATTTCTgcttacttttcaaaagaaaTTACCTGCTTCTTGCTTTACAAAGGGGGAAATCAAAGTGTGGGGGACAGGAGGGGAAAGGACCAGTCTTAAGGACTGCCCAGGATACAGAAAAATTGGCAGTCCCATTTAGGAGCCAGGGTGGTGAATTCTAGGTATCTCAGGATTCCACAGTAATGATCAGAAATGAGCTTGGTAGTTTTATACTAAAGCTATTTTCATTTACCTAAAGTGTGTAAGAATAATGTCACCACTTAATGGCTGAATGTATAATTTGGAGCCTGTGTTCTCTACTTTTCCATCTGTGGCTAAAATAATAGCGTAAAGGTCTGATCCTTCTAACTGTTCACGTTTGGAACTGCAGTTGACTTCCTCAGGCTTTCCTCGtggagggtttgcaggattgtgcCCTAAACAAATAAATGAAGGCCTCATCTAAACTAACAGCAGCTTTGAGCACATTTGACTAACAGCACTTATTTTATGACCTGGAAATGAATGTTGACATTTTTCCCCTTTTCACATCTGGAACTCCATTTAATTTTGCTCTGTGTCAGTCAAAAGCAAATATATGAAGATAGTGAACCTACCCCAGACATCATTCTTCACAAGGAGAAACCCTCTATGATGCATTGTCAAGGGAAGGATTCTGGATCAGAAGATGAAGCAGTGTGCAGAGTTCCTGATCTAGAAAAGGATGACTTTGCAGCCCGGAGAGCAAGACTTAATCAGCCCAAACTTACAGTGTCATTTAACCAGTTTTTAGTTGGGCCCTGTACAAATAAAGATAAAGGTAAACTGGAAGGTGCTAAAAAGCCATTACAGAAGGAAAAACAGGAATATGCCAGGTGTGCAAACTACCTTTCTCTGTCTATTGTAATATTTAATTCTATGTGAAATACTGTTGTTTGGTAGCTAAAACAAATCTGGCCCAAAATTTCAATAATGGATAAATAAGCATCCataaaaatcaatacaaattCTCCATTATCCTAGTGTTTGCAGTTGAGACAGTGTAGAATTGCTCTAGAACCTGAGAActggaaagtgaaactgattagaaacttacaatttaaaaaaagaaaagcacacTGCATATTTTCAGTGTTCAAAGTGAGAGAAATCCGGCAATGAAAATAAATTGTGAAAAGTAAATTTTAGAATGTGAACTCTAAAGAGAGTAAATTCAATAAGCTAATGAACATTTGTGATATAAATAAGGAAATGCTTGTTTTAAGATATATGGTTTTTAATTTAACACTATTCTTTTAATTTGTGTAAAGAAAGGGCCAAATCCTCTTCTAGGTTATACATGTACAGCACTCTGTGAACTAAATGGGATATGGGACCATGTAATTAGTGGCAGAATTTGTTTAACGTTATTTTGGAAATAGACGGATTGGTTCCAATTTAACACTCCATGTATTCCACTCCAGTGCTATACTGGGATTAGGAAAAGTTAACTATGCTATAGACACTTCTGTTAGGCAACCATCTTCTGTAGAACATAAGCACATCTGCTTGTGTTTGTTGCTATTACATGAGGCATTTTTAGATAGTATGtggggtgtgtgtatataaaatacaTGGCGGTCTAGTGTAAAAACCCACTAATGAAAAAAGGTAACATTAAGCAAGCCTATCGTTAGAATCGGTCTACCTACAGCTGAGATGTTccgaacttttttttaattagttcatGTTGTTTTCAGTTTTATAAAATGTTCCTTCCAGTCAGTAACAATCTGGCACATCGACATTTATAGTAAGCATTCTGACATGTGAGTAATATCTTGGAAGGGCATCTGGAGAATATACCACATTAGAATTCTCCAGCTCTGATACATTCAGGAATGAAACTTGCAATCATTACAGTAACTTTAATAGTATGAGAGTTGGACATCATAACCTATCAGAATGAACCTCATTACTGAATTAAACTCTATTGCAGTGATTCCAGATTTACTTGTCTGGGTTAAACTCAAAACTATAATCGTCCAATGAATCTGTCTCATTAGAATTCACAGGGTAGTCTACATGAAACAGTCCCAGTTTCAACTGATTGCATGCTTGCTTAAAGAAACTCCAACCTTTCTACTTTATTCATCATTTCAATTTATTCTTATACTCTGAACCGCCATTATTGACATTCCACTTATCATTGTCTAACTCCTCAAAATGGCTTTTTCTTGCTGATTTGGAATGTGCATTAAATTAGAGCAAACCAGGTACATATGGCATCAGCGAGGCAAATTGTGACACGTAAAGAAAACCCATTCCTGCAGTCTCAGGATAACGAGTCGGAGGAGGAAGAGCAGGTGAAAGTACCTGATATTCAAAGAGATGACCTGGCTAAACGAAAGACTCAAAGTAACCTTAACCAGCAACAAGAGTCTCCAGTATTTGTGAAAGCTTCTATAACGCAAGCAGATTTGGAGACGTGGGACAGACTGAAAGTGTCCGAGGAGCTCAGGTATGTTGTTTTCCAGGGTCATGGGTGAATCTGGAATGGCAGTGTGGGAAATATGAGTTAGTATTGTTTGAATGTcttgagtggcttttttttttttttacttgaataGTGCTATGTTGAAAATGGTTCTTTAAATTCAAAACCAGAGCTTAACAAATATGCAAAATAAGTCCAAGCACCTTACTAATGCATGCAAGTGATATGGAACTCCTCCAGCAAAAGATAGCAACCCCTCAACTTCCTAGTGGTAGGCATTCCACTTTCTAGCCAAATGTAGTCATCTATACAGACATTATTTTCATTGACTTGGTTATTGGGTGATTTCAGTCCTAATATAAACGACCACactaactgtcctttcttctcaTAGAAGCAATAGTGGTATATAGTACTACTTATGAGCTGAAAGTTGCAAACTGATTTGTGATAGGGTTAAAGTTTGAGTGTGATGATGCCAACATCCTGCAAACTCTGTTCACATTTTGGCCACATCCAAAATATCCCCCTTCTGCAATTTAGACTCAACTTAGACCCTGAACAGTTAAGGTTAGGCAAGGATTCTGGGTTTCAGCTCAAACCGCCACTTAAATTTGAAGGAGTTCATATTCCAATTTCATCCTGGGCTTCACTGTTCACACCACAATATTTCAGGACCAAATTATGGTTATTTTCATGGCATTGTATTAAGGAGAAGGCGTAGGGAGCGCCTAATGCTTCACTGCAGGAAGCAGCTATTACATGGTCATCTGCATTCCCTGAGGATAACAGGGGTCTGCTAGCACTCCCCAACAGCACATGGGGACACATCCGATTAGATTTGGGCATGGCTATGGATCCACATCTTGTGCTGAGGGTGTGTTTGTATCATATACGACACTCCTAAAAAGTAGGAGGGGCCACTAGAGAGCAAGCTTCCCACAGTTTGTCTGGAGGAATTATGCTATCTCTTGGCTTTCAGCCCATATGGAAAGTTCACCTCCTTCTATATGCTCTGGCTTTGGATCTAAGAGCCCTCAGTATACACTAAGCTGTTTGCTAGGCTATTTGTTATTTTTGTTCTTGGTTTTTCTTTTGTCTTGTAACTTCCTTTGATTCCTTTGTTTCTGGTTCTGACTAGCGAAGAAGACCTCAAATGCTCCAAGGATCCTGAACCATCCGCTGAAATTGCAGTGGAAGCAGCCATTCATGATGATTTTGCTAGCTGTAAAGCAAGAGCGTACAAAAAGGCTTCTAGCCCCAAGCAGAAGTTTGTGCACTTTGGGCCAGTGACTGAGATTGATCAACAGAAATGGGAGAAGCTTAGTATTGCCAGGGCCACATCCAATAGTGAAACCACAGAGGAGACTGGGAGGGAAAGTGCTGAGAGACAGATTTGCCATGAAACCTTTACATCTGCCACTGCCTGCAGCCTCACTACCATTGGACATAATAATGAAGTCTCCAGGCCACAAAATGATTCCAGGTATTTACTGTTGTTGTCTAGGAAACAGATTGCTGAATCCAAAATGAAGCTGCTTCTTGCAGGATGCTGACTTGTATGGGGAAGGATGGCAGGATGTAGTTAGGAGCTCCTTATGCACACAGGCTCATTCAGCATTTTGGAGCTGTAATAAATTATATCTGATGCCTTCACagaatctgagagagagagatctaggGTCATGCAGAGCAACATTGTGCAAACTTATTCTGAGAGTCACACTTGAATTTTTGATCGGTATCAAATCACTAGTTCCACTAGGAATCTTATTAGCTATGCCTGCTTCTTTTTTGCATTCCAAGGCTTTTGCTTCATATGCTACTTACGTATTTGAAGTTGTAGTGCAGCTTTCACTCCAGGTTCTGgcaatactgatttttttccccttgaagaTTATTTGTATTTTTCCCTTGAAGACCTCTGTAATCTTCTGAAGTATGCTTATTAAAACTGAGCTGTACTGGTTATGTGACTCTGTTTCTGGCATTTAACTAGGAAAGACAGTGCTAAGAAGTTACACACTTTGACCAGAATTTACATTTAATTGGCTTCAGTTTCTCTAATAATTCAGCCTGTCATCATAGCAAGAAACTGCTAGTTGACACCACTAGCAAATTACTCAGTCAACTAAATTAATTTATTCTGAAATGTTAGTAAAATTAGATATAAAAATGAAATGGATCTCTCTTCTTACCACTTTCATATGTTTCACTTCACCATGGATTAATTTTTCATTATCCATCTCCTCTTTTTCCCCCTGCTCTCAATCTTGTATTACTAGTGAGGTAGCACGGTCAGATACAGATGAATATTGCCAAGGAATCCAGTTGGCTGCCTGTGTTGTCTCTCAGAACCAAACTCCATGCAGATTGAGTGAATGGCATGAAAGTAGGGAGGAAGAGCTTGATGGGAGTTCACCAAACAGTGAGAGAGATGATATGATGGCTAGAAGGATGGGAACCTTTCAGAGGCAGACTAGCCCGGTTTGTATGCCATATTCTCCCATGTCAGTTGCCCATCATCCTCTGCAGCAACAGAAAGGA harbors:
- the LOC101941856 gene encoding uncharacterized protein LOC101941856 isoform X4 gives rise to the protein MPDVKKDDMSARRASYGEPKSVVPFNQYLPNKSNQTAYIPAPLRKKKAEQEEYRKSWSTATSPLGGEKPFSKNHPETIEEEQNEAPRQHEEEQVGCMASRTNPCKSQVDLNQNKGKTIGQFPSGSAKETAVHKCKERDAEEIRKLRRLEQAGIKVMPAAQRYGSQKQIYEDSEPTPDIILHKEKPSMMHCQGKDSGSEDEAVCRVPDLEKDDFAARRARLNQPKLTVSFNQFLVGPCTNKDKGKLEGAKKPLQKEKQEYARANQVHMASARQIVTRKENPFLQSQDNESEEEEQVKVPDIQRDDLAKRKTQSNLNQQQESPVFVKASITQADLETWDRLKVSEELSEEDLKCSKDPEPSAEIAVEAAIHDDFASCKARAYKKASSPKQKFVHFGPVTEIDQQKWEKLSIARATSNSETTEETGRESAERQICHETFTSATACSLTTIGHNNEVSRPQNDSSSLPLNCTMEQHHGTVSSVSVGCNVTRDESHEKLKDHDQPRGGAKHQVRIPDPRDDMMARRTGAFLKQPGPSVKQFLPVPFSKQQSSQERTKKLVKPEKKVKSIITTGSFIPEKCPQICANSPQRLAVQPQHREEKEQERQHLPDTGQDVASTVHMNSQSLDQIHSDQTSQLQEVPERNKVLSSRDEHLQTFGPRTAVSDDAESVSMFDMRCEDEAVMQPHSKARHEKLQHIHNQLKEDEDRWQDDLARWKSRRRSASQDLIKKEAERKKMERLLSGGDGISERRKSIKTYREIVEEKERREKELYEAYKNARSHEEAESILQQYIERFTISEAVLERLEMPKILERSHSVEPNSSSPPKDPNPMRYLRQQSLPPPKYTATIEATIVPINESEATVSTGQTSPSKTVVSKAVPMLTPKPYAQPKNTQQVLKTFKVGCLALVKIN
- the LOC101941856 gene encoding LIM domain only protein 7 isoform X9, with product MPDVKKDDMSARRASYGEPKSVVPFNQYLPNKSNQTAYIPAPLRKKKAEQEEYRKSWSTATSPLGGEKPFSKNHPETIEEEQNEAPRQHEEEQVGCMASRTNPCKSQVDLNQNKGKTIGQFPSGSAKETAVHKCKERDAEEIRKLRRLEQAGIKVMPAAQRYGSQKQIYEDSEPTPDIILHKEKPSMMHCQGKDSGSEDEAVCRVPDLEKDDFAARRARLNQPKLTVSFNQFLVGPCTNKDKGKLEGAKKPLQKEKQEYARANQVHMASARQIVTRKENPFLQSQDNESEEEEQVKVPDIQRDDLAKRKTQSNLNQQQESPVFVKASITQADLETWDRLKVSEELSEEDLKCSKDPEPSAEIAVEAAIHDDFASCKARAYKKASSPKQKFVHFGPVTEIDQQKWEKLSIARATSNSETTEETGRESAERQICHETFTSATACSLTTIGHNNEVSRPQNDSSIITTGSFIPEKCPQICANSPQRLAVQPQHREEKEQERQHLPDTGQDVASTVHMNSQSLDQIHSDQTSQLQEVPERNKVLSSRDEHLQTFGPRTAVSDDAESVSMFDMRCEDEAVMQPHSKARHEKLQHIHNQLKEDEDRWQDDLARWKSRRRSASQDLIKKEAERKKMERLLSGGDGISERRKSIKTYREIVEEKERREKELYEAYKNARSHEEAESILQQYIERFTISEAVLERLEMPKILERSHSVEPNSSSPPKDPNPMRYLRQQSLPPPKYTATIEATIVPINESEATVSTGQTSPSKTVVSKAVPMLTPKPYAQPKNTQQVLKTFKVGCLALVKIN
- the LOC101941856 gene encoding uncharacterized protein LOC101941856 isoform X2, which codes for MPDVKKDDMSARRASYGEPKSVVPFNQYLPNKSNQTAYIPAPLRKKKAEQEEYRKSWSTATSPLGGEKPFSKNHPETIEEEQNEAPRQHEEEQVGCMASRTNPCKSQVDLNQNKGKTIGQFPSGSAKETAVHKCKERDAEEIRKLRRLEQAGIKVMPAAQRYGSQKQIYEDSEPTPDIILHKEKPSMMHCQGKDSGSEDEAVCRVPDLEKDDFAARRARLNQPKLTVSFNQFLVGPCTNKDKGKLEGAKKPLQKEKQEYARANQVHMASARQIVTRKENPFLQSQDNESEEEEQVKVPDIQRDDLAKRKTQSNLNQQQESPVFVKASITQADLETWDRLKVSEELSEEDLKCSKDPEPSAEIAVEAAIHDDFASCKARAYKKASSPKQKFVHFGPVTEIDQQKWEKLSIARATSNSETTEETGRESAERQICHETFTSATACSLTTIGHNNEVSRPQNDSSEVARSDTDEYCQGIQLAACVVSQNQTPCRLSEWHESREEELDGSSPNSERDDMMARRMGTFQRQTSPVCMPYSPMSVAHHPLQQQKGVIHKRDLKTPQKAESSLPLNCTMEQHHGTVSSVSVGCNVTRDESHEKLKDHDQPRGGAKHQVRIPDPRDDMMARRTGAFLKQPGPSVKQFLPVPFSKQQSSQERTKKLVKPEKKVKSIITTGSFIPEKCPQICANSPQRLAVQPQHREEKEQERQHLPDTGQDVASTVHMNSQSLDQIHSDQTSQLQEVPERNKVLSSRDEHLQTSVSMFDMRCEDEAVMQPHSKARHEKLQHIHNQLKEDEDRWQDDLARWKSRRRSASQDLIKKEAERKKMERLLSGGDGISERRKSIKTYREIVEEKERREKELYEAYKNARSHEEAESILQQYIERFTISEAVLERLEMPKILERSHSVEPNSSSPPKDPNPMRYLRQQSLPPPKYTATIEATIVPINESEATVSTGQTSPSKTVVSKAVPMLTPKPYAQPKNTQQVLKTFKVGCLALVKIN